The region CACCGCATCCATCCTCAGCGCTCATCTCGCACTGATGGCAAAACATCTTCATATCTTTCATCTTTTCTCCTTGTGAATTTAAAAATTTAAGCGGATTTTATCCTAGGTGGCTAGCCATTTTGGTTGATAGCAGTCAAGAAAAGTTAAATTTAAATTTTAGTTATTAAATTTAAGATTTTATGATTATGGATATCAAAATATAAATTTGAAATTTGTCATAAAGAGTTAAAAAAATTTACAAAAAAACGATTTACATTTGAAATTTATTTAAAAGGATGAAAATGAAAAATTTATTACTGGCGATATTTGCCGCCTTTATGCTTTGTGGCTGCGCTCCAAAGGGGGTATTTGTGAGTTTGCCAGACGAGCAAGCACCTTCAAGCATTAGCAAAAAGACAAAAATTTACATCGAAAGCGTCAAAGATGTGAGAGCCTTTGAAAACGACCCAAAACAAGCAAGCACCCCATCTTTATATAAGCACAATGTAAATGAAGTTAGCGCAAAAGAGAAGCAAAAATACATCGGCAGGACGAGAAATGGCTATGGCAAAGGGCTGTGGAACGTTATCTTAGAAAACAACCAAAACGTGAGCTCAGTGCTAAGGTCGCGCATAGAGGAGGCCTTTAAGGAAAACGGCTATCAAGTCGTAAAAGACAAAAGCCTAATCGATGAAAACACGCTCACCGCAAGCGCAAGGGTAGTCAAATTTTGGTCGTACATATCGCTTGGTTTTAGCAAGGTTGGGCTAAATATGGATATAGACACGCTTTTAAGCGTCAAAGACAAAGAGATAAAGACCGATCTTAAGCGCTCTGAGTTTTATTTTCTAGTGACAAATGATGACTTTTCAAACATCATAAAAACGTCTTTAAAAGAGTACAAAGAGAAGCTTGCAAAACAGATAAGCGAGCTAAATTTAGAGTAAATTTTAGGCTAGCTGCTAAATTTATAGTGGCTAGCTTTTAAATTTCAAGGCAAATTTCACTTTTTATAAGGGATCTTATCAACGGCGTTTGCTTTTTTAAAGCCATTTAGCCTTAGCCTGCAGCTATCACAAAGCCCGCACGCCTCATCCTCGCTCTCGTAGCAGCTCCATGTGAGCTCTATTGGTGAGCCAAGCTCAAGCGACTTTGAGACGATATCAGCCTTGCTTAAATTTACAAGCGGCGTGATGATCTCGCAAGAAAAATCAGCCGACGTGCCTAAATTTATTGCCTCATTTATGCTTTTTATAAAGCTCTCTTTGCAGTCAGGATACCCAGAGCTATCC is a window of Campylobacter concisus DNA encoding:
- a CDS encoding flagellar biosynthesis protein, with amino-acid sequence MKNLLLAIFAAFMLCGCAPKGVFVSLPDEQAPSSISKKTKIYIESVKDVRAFENDPKQASTPSLYKHNVNEVSAKEKQKYIGRTRNGYGKGLWNVILENNQNVSSVLRSRIEEAFKENGYQVVKDKSLIDENTLTASARVVKFWSYISLGFSKVGLNMDIDTLLSVKDKEIKTDLKRSEFYFLVTNDDFSNIIKTSLKEYKEKLAKQISELNLE